From a single Tursiops truncatus isolate mTurTru1 chromosome 20, mTurTru1.mat.Y, whole genome shotgun sequence genomic region:
- the LRRC3C gene encoding leucine-rich repeat-containing protein 3C, translated as MELKGDEFRRQWISYSTPGLCQSAAMLPPAGHLLSLLLVIGTGGTVPSPRLSPQGCYVAEEAGERTFRCSQAGLRAVPTGIPNDTRKLYLDANRLASVPAGAFQHLPVLEELDLSHNVLAHVSGAAFQGLAGTLRHLDLSANQLASVPVEAFAGLQIQVNLSANPWRCDCALQEVLRRVRLAPGTETGIVCGPGARSDLVGQEFLPLVEEEELCGTGRGGARHSTDVALLVTMGGWLVLVVAYLAQYVWENRDGTRRPLKRAPVPPVHSEDSSTLSTVV; from the exons ATGGAGCTGAAGGGAGATGAGTTCAGGAGACAGTGGAT ATCCTACTCCACTCCAGGACTATGCCAATCTGCGGCCATGCTCCCACCAGCTGGTCACCTCCTGTCCCTGCTGCTGGTGATAGGCACAGGGGGCACTGTGCCAAGCCCCCGGCTGTCTCCCCAGGGCTGCTACGTGGCAGAAGAAGCTGGGGAGCGGACATTCCGCTGCAGCCAGGCAGGCCTGAGGGCTGTGCCCACCGGCATCCCTAATGACACCCGCAAGCTCTATCTGGACGCCAACCGGCTGGCGTCCGTGCCGGCTGGGGCCTTCCAGCACCTGCCTGTCCTGGAGGAGCTGGATCTATCCCATAATGTCCTTGCCCACGTCTCAGGGGCCGCTTTCCAGGGCCTGGCGGGCACGCTGCGCCACCTCGACCTCTCTGCCAACCAGCTGGCCTCGGTGCCCGTGGAGGCCTTTGCGGGGCTGCAGATCCAAGTGAACCTGTCTGCCAACCCGTGGCGCTGCGACTGCGCCCTGCAGGAGGTGCTTCGGCGGGTGAGGCTGGCACCAGGCACTGAGACGGGCATCGTCTGTGGCCCGGGAGCCCGATCAGACCTCGTGGGACAGGAGTTCCTGCCGCTGGTCGAGGAGGAAGAGCTGTGTgggacggggcggggcggggcccggCACAGCACCGACGTGGCCCTGCTGGTTACCATGGGGGGCTGGCTGGTGCTGGTGGTGGCTTATCTGGCCCAGTACGTGTGGGAGAACCGGGATGGGACCCGACGTCCCCTCAAGCGGGCCCCCGTGCCGCCTGTGCACTCTGAGGACTCCTCTACCCTCAGCACCGTGGTCTGA